The nucleotide sequence AGTTCGAATTGTTTTAATTTATCATCACCACGAACAGGAATTTTTGAACCGAAAGGGGGATTAGTTAAAAGAACACTAAAATCGTTTAAGTGTATTTTAGTTCTAGTAGTTGAATCCCAATTTTGAGGGATTTCCAAACTATCCTCACAAAAAATACCGCTTTTACCATCCCCAATTATCGCCATATACGCTTTAGCAACTTTTGATAAGAAATAATCTTTATCAATGCCTCTTATTTTGTTCAAAGCAACTTCCATTTTTTCCTCTTGAAGATTACTTTTGTTCCAATGATATTTTTCCCCTTCAGAATCTAGTTTTCTCCAAACGTGTCTCAAAGCCTCAATCAAAAAACCTCCACTACCACAAGCTGGATCTATAACTAAATCTTCGTCATTTGGATCTAAAATATCAACCATCATTTTTATAACATTTCTGGGGGTAAAAAATTGTCCTTGCCCACCTTTCAAAGCATGTCCTATAAAAGTTTCAAATGCATCAGCTATAATATCTCTTTCTGCTTCAATAAGGCAATAATTTTGCAATTCACCCACTA is from Methanofastidiosum sp. and encodes:
- a CDS encoding N-6 DNA methylase gives rise to the protein DRILDLFEKVKRKYKEVLDENDNITLDANSVAYVVGELQNYCLIEAERDIIADAFETFIGHALKGGQGQFFTPRNVIKMMVDILDPNDEDLVIDPACGSGGFLIEALRHVWRKLDSEGEKYHWNKSNLQEEKMEVALNKIRGIDKDYFLSKVAKAYMAIIGDGKSGIFCEDSLEIPQNWDSTTRTKIHLNDFSVLLTNPPFGSKIPVRGDDKLKQFELGHEWKFNKKISTWEMGKIKDSEAPQIIFIERSLQLLKNGGRMAIVLPDGIYGNSQLAYIRAWLLEKTRIVAIIDVPVETFMPNTPTKTTILVLQKMLKNEIPEDYPIFMAIADTCGHDRRGKHKEEDDISHIADEFKKWSKINNFSF